In Candida orthopsilosis Co 90-125, chromosome 4 draft sequence, the genomic stretch ACTGGGTCAGTCGAGGAGGAGGCACCTTTGCCTTCCTTTTTAGTAATAGAGCCAGTTTGTGATTGATTATCAAGAGTAGATCCTGGCGGTTTGCTGAGGACATCGTCAGCAAAGTCATCCAACAAGTCatctaaatcatcaacatcatctcCACCAGAAGAAGCTTTGGTTTTTTCGTCTGATCTGTCTTGAGTCTTGACAGCGGAaccttcatcaatatttttGGTATGATCTTTAGTCAGAGTTGTAGTAGCAGTAGCAGTAGCGGCAGCAGCAGCGGCAGCAGCAGCGGCATCAGCAGTACCAGTAGTGGCACCAGCGGAATTACTGGCATTTTGTACAGTAGTTGATGCTAAATCGCCttggtttttgatttcctCTGACATGGAGTAGAACAGGTATATATGTGAGGAGTGTAGGAGAGCGAGAAGGTGATTAAAGTGCTCTCTCTGTGTGTAGTAATTGATTTAATCAATGGGATATACTATTGTTATTTTTCACACCGAGAAAATGAACTGTTtaatttaaacaattttttccCTCTTCATCATATGTGGGGGAGAAAGGAGGGGTGAGAATGTAAATAGGTAGCGTACTATAATACGAGAGATCTTTAAGTATTAATTCACAAGACTAAAGGATCAGGTAGTGTGCGTACCATATACATTTATACTCGGTTAAACTACTCTTAAAAAGTCaagatatatatatatatatatataaacaGAAAATGGGACATAACTCAATCACCTATACTTCtatcaaataaaataaatatacACTTTGCATGTTGTTCCTCTCCCTCTATAGTTTTGGCTTTGATGCATCGACCCCGCCAGCTGTTGCACTTGAATTGATCTCCAATGTACCATTTTCATTTGCCTCATTTAGGTTGTTACCGAAAAATACAACCGTGACCGTTAAATCATCACGATATCTTCTAGATACAGGATTGGGTATCGATATAATCATCGACGTTTGTTCTTTGGATCCCCCATTGGACAATGCATTACGGATTAAATGGGTTGAAACATTGTTATCTTGTAATAAGAAACTACCCCCACCGGTTGATTTTCTAATTGGCTTTTTACTTGCCTTGTCCATTGTGATGTCTTCCACTTCAGGTAGCTTGTTTTCACCAACTTTGCCAAAAAAGTTCCAAAACGACTTTTGTGGTTTCACcatcttttctctttccaTCCATTTAACGACTAgtccaacaatttcttcatttgtcAACATCTCGTAAAGTCCATCACTTGCCATGACTAAGAAATCATTGTTATCTGGATTAATTTTCGTGGTTGTTATAACAGGTTCAGCTGTTACATATGGAGGTGAAGTTAAATGGTTGGGCAATCTTTTACCAAAAAATTGCTTGTAAATACGTTCTTGAATTGAAGCTGGGAGTTTATATCGACAATCACCAAATGCTCTAGTAGGTTCTAAACTACCCAACACCCGTCCATTACGAATAACCTTAGGTTCATCTGGATGTTCACTAATGATTCTCGCAACTTCAGTTGGGTTTGAGCCAGTTTGATCGATACTCAACTGTCTGGCGGTCCAGTGGTTATTCCTGAACGAACCCAAGATTGCCCTTGAGTCCCCAGTTACAGCAACTTTAAGCATTTTGGAGTTTGTATCGTAGAATGACAACAATGCACAAGAGCCGGATAATGCAGGCATCAACAATTCCGCAGCTTTGGCTTTGTTTCCATCGGTAagtaatttttcaatattcttGTTGACAATCTCATGATCTAATTTCAAGAATCCATTCTTTATAGCTTGGTCAATAGTGGCACTATTTGGTACATATCTAAgattttcttctccttGTACAGGTTTGTAAATGGTACCCAATTCATTAATCACataattgatcaattcatctCTCAACTTTGAACTAGTAGTCCAGCCACCATGTCCATCGAAAACTCCAAAGAAAAGCCAATCAGTTGTGGTCTTTATGTTATTGTCTTGCAAAATTGGCACTTGTATAATCTCCTCAGCTCTGTCGTCTTCAATAGGAGAGTTCGAAGGCAATTGACATATATCGTACCTCATTACTCCTTTACCACGATTGACATAGTAGCTTTCCTCAAATTGACGCAATTTTGTATCAACTTgttcatcattcaacaagaagatTCCTTCCTTATGTTGTTGGTGACTGATGCTATTCTCTTGATGCATTGAcgatgttgaagttgaaaataacTTTTTATCCTCCAACAattttggtggttttgCAAATGAGCCTACTGTGgggtttgttgttgcttgaGAAGATTGAGGCAGCAGTGGCAAGGTATCTAAATTATAATAATTTGATTGGTTGAAAGCGATATAGGACCCAACTATTATGATGCCAGACACAAGTGCAACGTTCTTACCTTGCTTctggtattgttgttgttcagTCTTGGGaagtgatttgaaaaatgtctttgataaatttaGTAATTTGGaggaattgattgatgttttgGAGGTGGAAGATATAAGTCTTTTGCTTAttgtttgtagttgttTATTGGTGATATATAGGAACTTTGGCCTAGTTGATAACATATATGACAtgattgaagttgtttTGTGAGGTTAATTGTGGTGTTGGAATATGTAAGTATTTTGAGCAACCCAATCGGTAAAGTGGGagagttgttgttgattagACAACTATTTTGATCAGCAcaaattggattcaatCGGTGTTGAACGGAATCTGTAGTATTGTGGTATACGGATTGTGTTTTACCAAAAAAGTGATTATAGATTTACTATAGTTGACGACCTTGGAAAATGGAGTGGCCACTATATCTTCCCTTTGGCTTTAATTAAATAAGAGTGGATTATGACTTCcaatacaaaaattgaacatttctttttttttcttgttattttgtttttggttgGGACACGCACATGCACCCCAATTGTAATCGGTAGCTCTAAGTAGATTTCACAATGAAGTAAGTTGTAATTGATCTAATAGGTTGCAATGCGTGATGGCAGGGGTGTTGAGTTCGAAAGGACCTTCTCATATGGTACATTTTagattcaattggaaataaATATCTGATTTCTCAATAACAGTTAGGGATCTTAGAGGGGGTTAATGTTCAATTCATTACTTGAACAACTTTAAAGAGGGATTGGACAGTTACCTGTAAAGTTATCAAGAATTCATATTCACTCCCGTTATTCATGTCTGATGTCTTTCACATGTATGCTTACCCTGTATCAAGTTGTAGCAGCCACTGTTTATCACGTCAATTGGAATATACGTAGTGGGATTTGTTAACAGTATGCTTATTAAAAGTAAGGGGTGGGAGGTTTCGAAATGTGAAGAGTAGGTATACACCTTCGGTATTATTGCCCATATGCTCACAGTTAACCACAGTTCTATTGCTTAATGTCCTTGGGTTTTGGATAATACTGGAGCCATATCGCAAAAATCTGTCTTGGCAATGTGTTATAGTTCTGGGCTAGGTTACAGTTCAACTATATTTGTCAGACATACATCTTTTGGGGGTTTATTTGCGTGGATTTTAGGTCTTGAATTGTGATTTTGAGACAATTATTAGTTGTATATGATTAGGCATGCgcaattttgcaattttcaatttgactATACACATTGCATCATAAGAAccacaaatttcaatcccTGGTGTTGCAACAATACTTTTTCCAGGTTATGGTTTCACAAATTTAAAGAAGGATCATTTATTGTTGACATTACATTTTGAATACAGTATAACTCTCATAGACCATAGCTgtggtggtgttgaaatttgCAATATCAATGATTAGTTGCTAATATTTGCTAGCATTGTCATAAACTGAGGCGCTAATTTTATGTTGATGCTTGAGAAGAAATCTTACTAAACGAAAAGGTACTACTATTTTGATATTAGGGCTGAATGTTGAATGGGGCTCAACGGTGTATAAATTCGGGCTCGTTTTCCCTCAATTCTATCATCTATTTTTTATCATCatacaaacaacaattgaacttAATCAACATCATGAAATTTTCCTCCATCCTTGCTACTTTTGGGTTATTAGCTATGTCTCAATCAAGTTTGGTTAAGCGCGGtggagatgatgatgattacCACCCACAACCAGCACCAATTACTCCTATTGTTCCCTACCACTCAAATCCTCACTATCCTGAAAAATTTACATTGGGTGTCAAGGTTGACGGTCAAATCTGGTTGACTTTCCAAGAGGCTGACGGTCAACTTGAATCTGACCATATCAAATATAATCCACCCTCTAAACCGCATTGGGGTGACCATCGTCAAACTTTCACTATCCAACCAGTTACTGAAGATGGCTCTGAACCTACTGATCATCCAGGTTGGAAGCGCGGATACGATGCTGGTGACGATGGTGACGATACTGGTGCCAGCCACTACCCAAGACCATTGACTATTCGCTATCAGTCATGGTTACCTGTAtttactttgaaaaatactGTTTTGAAGGATTCGAATGGAAG encodes the following:
- a CDS encoding Ptc5 protein phosphatase (member of the Type 2C-related family (serine/threonine-specific), similar to S. cerevisiae), coding for MSYMLSTRPKFLYITNKQLQTISKRLISSTSKTSINSSKLLNLSKTFFKSLPKTEQQQYQKQGKNVALVSGIIIVGSYIAFNQSNYYNLDTLPSSPQSSQATTNPTVGSFAKPPKLLEDKKLFSTSTSSMHQENSISHQQHKEGIFLLNDEQVDTKLRQFEESYYVNRGKGVMRYDICQLPSNSPIEDDRAEEIIQVPILQDNNIKTTTDWLFFGVFDGHGGWTTSSKLRDELINYVINELGTIYKPVQGEENLRYVPNSATIDQAIKNGFLKLDHEIVNKNIEKLLTDGNKAKAAELLMPALSGSCALLSFYDTNSKMLKVAVTGDSRAILGSFRNNHWTARQLSIDQTGSNPTEVARIISEHPDEPKVIRNGRVLGSLEPTRAFGDCRYKLPASIQERIYKQFFGKRLPNHLTSPPYVTAEPVITTTKINPDNNDFLVMASDGLYEMLTNEEIVGLVVKWMEREKMVKPQKSFWNFFGKVGENKLPEVEDITMDKASKKPIRKSTGGGSFLLQDNNVSTHLIRNALSNGGSKEQTSMIISIPNPVSRRYRDDLTVTVVFFGNNLNEANENGTLEINSSATAGGVDASKPKL